Genomic DNA from Triticum dicoccoides isolate Atlit2015 ecotype Zavitan chromosome 4B, WEW_v2.0, whole genome shotgun sequence:
AAATATGAAGAAACATACAGTGAAGGGCATAAGTAACCAAACAAATGTACACTATTGTTTTCATAACTGAAAAGGTAGCAAATGCCATACCTCAAGGAACTTAAATTCAGGCTTAAGAGTAAAGCAAATTCCTTCTTGTGTCAACAAAGAGCGAATGACCAAAGAAAATCTTTCTGGGATGCGGATAGGGTAATTGTACACGAGCTGATTAAACTTCCCTGTAATTTTCAGTTTCATTCATTAGCAAATGAagtatatacatgaacatatagAGCGGTGTTAACACTAAGAATGCATCATTAGGGGAAGCAAAACAAAAAGAATGTTTCAACATTTGTGAGCACCCACAAGGGATGCGTTAAAAAAGTATCATGAACTAATGATCAAGAACATTCACCCCAACAAACATGTAAACTGACAAGATATCAAGCAGACATATATACATTTACGAGCAGGATAAGAATTTAGGAAATAGGGATTACCAGTCACACTCCTGAAATTGAAGTCTGCCAAGCCTTTTCCAGCCGAGTTTTGCCAAATAGCTTCCAGAGCTGGGATAATTGGGGAAACATCTGTTCCACTAGCAAGAAAACCAAGCCTTGTGAAGTCATTTGCCATTTCTGCATAGTCTTCATTTACAGCATGAACTACAGCATCAATCAGGATTTCTTTGTTTTGCTGCATATATGAGAAACAGTGACAATAAAAAAATGTAAGTAATTTCTTATCTGCCAATGCAATAAATCACAAGAATGCATTCAGAATAAGGAAGGTTATCATTTCTTGTCTCTTGATAAGACTTATTTTGTAAGTAGCCGACGTACATTTTGACCACCTAAGTGAACAGTTCTTCCTACTAAAGAATCATTTGTAGTAGGGTATGCATGATAGATTATGGATTATATATTGACAGGCAAGCAAAAATAAGAATCCAATCAATTGCACTCGAAAGACGAATTCTGCCACTGCCAAAGAACCAAAAAAAGTCAGACCTGGCTAAGGACGGCGACATTGCCAAAGTCGACGTAAGCAATACGCCCATCTCGCATCGCAAAAACATTTCCAGGATGTGGATCTCCATGGAAAAGGCCAAATTCAAGCAACTGGCGCAGTGCTGCACTCACTCCAACTGTGAGAAAGCCTTCTACATCAATCCCAGCCTCTTTTATAGCCTGAGGGAATAAATTGAAAACTCAATGATGCTACAAATTTTAAATGAACTAATCCACCTTAGAAATAAGTAAAGGTTGATATGATGAATTCTACAAACCTGTGGATCAGTGCATCTGATTCCATCTATCCATTCCATCACCAAAACACGAGAACCTGAAAACTTATTATATACTAGAGGGATCTTCACAGTTGGATCATTCTTAAAATTTACTATGAAGTCCTCGATGTTTCTAGCTTCCTAATTGTGCAGAAAAGAAAGGTCGTCAACTCCCATTCAGGCATTCATCACCAAaataaaaattgaaacataaaaactGTGTTGCTGGAATGAAAACACCTATAGTATCTTAATGACACATAAAAGGTTGCAATACCTCCGTGCAAGGAAATAAGAAGGTTTTTGATACTGCACTTGTTATGCCTTCGGTTTTTAAATTAATTAAGATTTCCTATTTACTGCACTCGTGCATTGTAGGTGCAGTACAAACAGTGAACTTAAAAAAAATGCTGAACAATTGGTTGGTTATTGCACTGAAAGGCTGCATTAATCAGAACATACAAGCCACTGCCATGTCCTCCAGAAATAACAAGCAAGCAcatccattgatacttatgagttttcCACATCAGAGTGGGTAAGTGCTTAGTACTACATGTACCATCTGAAGCATTTATCATATTTTCCATTCATTGGGTGCATCCAAAATTATAATTTGTTGCTTTGTTAGTGAAAACAGTGAAAGATCGTGATTATGATGTGAACGATCATGATTATGGTATGAACAAAAGGAGTATTGGTAGATTAACCATTCTGTGTGCTACCAACATCTATTCATGTGCCAATATTTTCTTCAAACATGCACGCACCATTTGtatgatactccctctgtcccaaaatataagaacgtttttaacactacactagtatcaaaaacgttcttatattatgggacggagggagtacaatatatcTCTAGCTATTAAGGCACTAAAAATTTTGATCATTTTTTAACTACTCACAAAAAGGCATCCCAGAACTATTCTACAAATTATACATTACATATGCTTCTGTAATTTTCATACACAATACATCACTACTCGTTTTATTTTTGCGGCAATACATCACTACTGATGAGAAGTTACTTTTATTTCGAAGTGTTAGAAGAGCTTCATGCACCTTTGAGCCATTTAGGAAACAGAACATCTTTGAACTATTAAAGGCATGAGTGTTCACATATATACATGATCACTTAATTTTAAAATATATCAAAAATGTCAACTTGAAATTCTCGCTGAAACATGCGGGCCTGACCCTAGTGATTCATTATTCTGCAACTTGACATCAACAAGAAAAAGGCACAAAGAAAATACTCACAAGAGTGTAATCAAGCTCTTCCAAAAGTTTTTCACCGAATTCATCAACAATAAGCTCTGCATTGCAGCCTAGTTTTTGAAGGCTAATCCCATTCAAAAAGGAAGCCAAAGTGCGGAAAAGGAACAGATCTCGGAATATTATTGGCTCAATCCCTGGCCTCTGAACCTGTAGTATGATTGAAACCAAAGAGATAAGCATAAAATGAACTCATTCAGTTTACAAGCCAAATAGATGGTTTATGAATTTAGCAAAAAGTAAAAGATAATTGTGGTAGTTATTAAGTTTCTTGCATCAACTAGTACGGCAATCCACATACACCTCAAACACCCCCTCTCATGTGTGGCTCAAATCAATAAGGCCTAAACATGGACACAAATAGGGCAGGCAATTTTTTATATTTAAATACCGAAAGCCCAGACTTGAACCCAAGACCTTTAGGATCTGATACTATATCAAGTTTCATGCACCAGCCAGTAGAACCAAAAATCCAAACTGACAGAGAAGGTTGGGCAATCCACATATACTTCAATAGTAGTATCAACATCTGGACATTCTGATTCTACTAGAGTATATATAAGCATTTTCATGAATGATGCAGGCTATAAAGGACACAAATTTCATCAGGGAGAAGGGGATAGACTATGTTTATAGTCATGTTTGTTAAAGAACCCCACTAAATGGTGCATCAAGTCACAAACGTCAGAGTATCCCAagtaagaaaagaaaatgaaaggaaCACGAACCTtgatagcaacatcatcaccggttTCTCTTAGAGTGGCACGGTAAACTTGGCCCAGACTTGCAGCTGCTATTGTCTCTGATGAAATTTTGCTGAATAGTTGTTCTAGAGGCTGGCCAAGTTCTTCCTCAATTATGGAAAAGGCCACCTACCAGGTATACAGCAATAAGCAAAGCTTAGTTAATCATCCTGATTTCATGAGCGTTTTCCACAATATGTGTCCACTGTCTAGAACAATTTGTAAAAGCATTCGACTGCAACCGTGTACCTGGTTAGCAAATGGAGGAACGTCATCTTGTAGGATACACAGTTCGCTCATATAATCCTCGCGAATAATATCAGGCCTATTAGCTAGAACCTGAAAAAATAATGTAACTAGACAATGTTGGAATTGTAAGACAGAACAGATAGCACAAGTGAAGTCTTATTTTTCTTCAATGAGATTAATCAGAAAGGGAAAAGAATTTAACCTGTCCTGCTTTTATGAATGACGGCCCGAGATCACATAAAAGATTGCGGAGCTGGCGGGCGCGGAATGGAACAATTTCTTCATCCCGTCCAACCAAGTAGTCATACACCAGAGATGACCAATAAAATCCTAGTTTCCAAATGATCTCCACTCCCCGACTAGCGAGGGATAGTACAGATCCACTTGATCCCAAGACTTTACTCCTGACCTATCGATTATGGAAATGGGCATAGTTAAAACCAAATTTCAACAAACCAACCTTGTAAACACAAATGCTCGTAGTGCGCCATACCATTTCTGGGGAGTACTTTCGGAAAGGCACGCAGACACCACGCTCGATATCAAGTTGCTCCAGTGCACTGTTGGGCTTTTTGCTGGGCATGCCTTTCGCAGCTGCGCCATTAGTTTGCGTGGGTAGGGTCCGAGAAGAGAGCGGGGCATTAGTTGATGCAGCATTGATGACATAGAGTGAAGATCGCTTTGTCCTTTTGGAAATACAGGATCTTGAACCGGCATATCGAGTATATGGCACTTGCCGGCTAGACATTGATAGACTGGGGCGATGCGGTGAAATAGATACAGAAGCTGTGCAGAGCTCCATGCTGAAAGTGCTATAAGCGATGATATCCGCGGAAAGGCAGGAAGCTGCATCAGTTATACTTCAATTCCTACATACTAGTATGCAGCACAAGTAACAGCCATATTTTACTTTCTAAATTTGAACTGCAAACCAGAGTTCTGAAGGTCACCTTTTGAGCTGTTTTTGATAGATATAAGCTGTTTTAATAGATATAGGGAGAAGGCAGTTTTAATCAACCCAAAGCGGTAAACACACAAACCCCATGTTTCTAACCTATATTAGATATGCAATCCCCAATTCCTCTGTCCCGCGTACTACAATCACAAGAGAATTCTCCCCATGCTATCACACAGGTTACTTGCAGAAGCCAATAATAATCTCAGGGCAGCGGAAAATTCGGGGAAACGACTGTTGACCAAAACtagccaaccaaatcaaactcaccTAGAACAGACTGAGAAGCTGCTACTGATACTATGGACCTAATTCTACACGCGCGCACACGAATCCCCGTCCTCAAATGGTCCTAGAAACAACCACAACGAACCTGCGAAAACCAGGGCAGAATCCAGGCGAGGAACGGCTGCGAGAAGACGATACCGCAAGAATCGGCGGGGGTTCGGAGCCTCACCTTGTCTTCCGGCGAACTTTCGCCGTGGGGTTCGGGATTCGGTGAGCCCTCCGAGGCGAGCCGGGGCGTTGTGTACCGACTCCTCCTTTCGATTTGGGCGGGGAAGAAGCGCGTGCTCTTTTGTGGTGCCGAGCCAGCCGTGGCAGCGGTGGTGACGGACACAATGGTGAGAGAGTGTAGATAGCTGCTCACCGTGGCCATCCAATGTTAGCGCTGGCTGCCTAGCACGGCCACGTCGGCTCTCAAGGTGTGTCTCCAAACTGGAAACTTTGCTATCCACAAGTACGGAACGTGGTCACCTGTCCATGGAAAAAATCCTAAAATACGGGTGATAAGATGAAGGAAAACAGCTACCAACCAGGTAATTGACGTCTTagaagttactccctccgttctgaaatagATGActaaactttgtactaactttagtataaagttgggtcatctattttgaaacggaggaagtagaACACAAGTACAGTACACAACAAGATAAACTGCAATTAATTTTATAATAAAAAAATTtctgaaacaaggcaaaagacatACTACCAATTTTATGGATTAAGAAGAGAGCAAGAGTTTGCCCGGTAATTGATGGAAAACCGGACTAAAGTTGTTGCACCCAGTCCACAACATAGTCAATGTGGACGCCGACATGGAACACAAAGCAACAAAGAAGAAATGATGTCCGCCGAGGAGTCGcaagcgtcatcgtcatcatcggTTGCCTTTGAGCAAGCAACTCTAACTTCACCAAAGAGCTCCACCATCAAAGCCAATCTGCACATAGTTGCACAGAAATCACGACATCACATGCGTCTATCGTGCCCACCACAAACAACCATCGAGTGCTTATCATCTTCATCACCTGGACTCGCTTCACCGCAGCTCCACTTCAAAGCAATCAGGCAACCCATAGAAGAGCACTCAGGCACGCTGAGACTATTAAAAGCCGAGCCACGACCCAAGCTCCTC
This window encodes:
- the LOC119295367 gene encoding protein ACTIVITY OF BC1 COMPLEX KINASE 1, chloroplastic-like, translating into MELCTASVSISPHRPSLSMSSRQVPYTRYAGSRSCISKRTKRSSLYVINAASTNAPLSSRTLPTQTNGAAAKGMPSKKPNSALEQLDIERGVCVPFRKYSPEMVRSKVLGSSGSVLSLASRGVEIIWKLGFYWSSLVYDYLVGRDEEIVPFRARQLRNLLCDLGPSFIKAGQVLANRPDIIREDYMSELCILQDDVPPFANQVAFSIIEEELGQPLEQLFSKISSETIAAASLGQVYRATLRETGDDVAIKVQRPGIEPIIFRDLFLFRTLASFLNGISLQKLGCNAELIVDEFGEKLLEELDYTLEARNIEDFIVNFKNDPTVKIPLVYNKFSGSRVLVMEWIDGIRCTDPQAIKEAGIDVEGFLTVGVSAALRQLLEFGLFHGDPHPGNVFAMRDGRIAYVDFGNVAVLSQQNKEILIDAVVHAVNEDYAEMANDFTRLGFLASGTDVSPIIPALEAIWQNSAGKGLADFNFRSVTGKFNQLVYNYPIRIPERFSLVIRSLLTQEGICFTLKPEFKFLEVAYPYIANRLLTDPNPALRERLIQVLFKDGLFQWKRLENLIVLAKENVSKMSTNPALKSNSLQTVSSQKLEKKLDLTGTIKDGARLFLIDSGIRRQLVMAFTEDSRLHVDELVDVYKLVEDQIDIPSVALEVLQDLPSVAHDFMLSWSDSVLSDR